The window CGTAGATTAAGAAACAATTTTTGAAAGAAAGGATTGTAAGGCTGCTCACTTCGTCATGTACCACAGATAGTCACTAGTATCTCTAGTAACATTTATCTGCTCTAGAAGTCCAACAGCCGGTATGCTTGACCCATCGTTTAGAGAAGAGATATCTTCATCGTAAGTCTGCCATGAAAACAACGGACTGTTCGTCGGGATCATCTGCACGTGTGACGTTTGAACTCCCACCTTGATGAAAAGCCAGTTGTATCAATAACTTGAGATACAGAGATACAAATTTATGGATAAAAGGACTTGCAATACAAGCGCCAACATCTTTACTTACCTTTGCGGTGTTGAATACTTCATTCCTGCAATCAGGAAGGATGCTAACAGACCAAGGAGGCAAATCATAGTGCAAGTTATTGAAATTCACTCTTGCTCCTGTTGAATGGAAGTTTGAGAGAAACGCTGCGCATCTTTTTGGTCCTGAATTGAATACATAAGCCTGGAAGATAACCGAGACATGAACAGATTTTTCCGTAAGGTTGATAATGTAGTAGAGATCGTCCAATTGAAGAAATATGTGCATTCAAGAAGCCAAACCTGATGATAGGCTCCTAGTGAAGTGACGGTAGGCTCTGAAGAGAGTAAAGAATGTTCACATAGCTTGATAGCCTTGTGAAGCTCCTTCAGATGACCATATTTAGGTTCTCGGATCAAACCTAAAAACAGTTGAGGGGTGATGTAAGAGCTCAAGACAGAAATCGAAATTCACtgtattttgaattttcatCGAAAATGTTTAGACTTTCATGCTAAATTTGTACCATATTCATCAATGGGAGCATCATAGTCGTAACTGGTTGTAATGAAGGGGCCTCCAGCTGTTCGTCCGAAGTTTGTTCCTCCATGATACTGTCATAAACCACAAATGGCGAAACTCAAATTTTGAGCCGGCACATATTAGTCTTTTAAAACTTGGAACTGACGGACAAGGAAACTAACCATGTAGTAATTCACATATGAGCCACCCTTCTGTATGAATCGACCAACTGCGAATGCTAAATCTTGGACAGGTCGATGGTGAATTGTGCCACCAAATTCTGTAAACCTAATAACATTTTGTTGCATTGAATtagaagaatgaacatgaatacATCCAAATTCCGACCATGGGTTAAGATCGACTTACCAGCCGCTCCAAGCTTCCGTCCACATGGCAGGCTTGTAAGGTTTGTTGGGAGTGAATCCATCACAGTAAAAACCGTTGCATGCATTTATCTGTAACCAAGACATAATCAGTACAATAACATTGAGCGAGGACTATAGGTATCAGggttatccaatccaatccaatcctagcACACCAAGAAAACCAAAGAGAACAAGATGGCTAACCATAGGGTCTGGGGCATCGTCTTCCTTGCACATTACCCATGGGACTCCGGTATCCAATCCAACCGCCATTTGAGCAGCCCAGTTAATGTAGTTATGGCCAGCAGCTCCCAATGCCTTGCTCTCCGGTCCATACTCATTCTCAATCTGCACCACACAAAGTTCAAACATTGAATCGAACAAGTTCATCAATGAATTCAAACATTTCGATAAAATGTACTCGAATTCCAGCAGATCAAATTGACCAAAACTGAATACATTACCTGGGAAAGGATGATAGGACCACCTTGTGATGCAAATAGCTTCTCATCTTTCATCATCTGGACAATCTTCTGGGTGAACCCTTGCATTGccatcttcaaccaaaaagcaaaacaaagaatgaagtttcaaagttttttcattttacaaagcaatattctaaactactgtAGAATCTACAAGAAGGGGACGACGAGCACATTGCTTTAACCAACTGACCTAACCCGCGTCTACTAGATCCATGAGCTCTACAGTTAACCCTCTAATTTCATCACATTCCAACAAAATCTAGAGCTTTCAGTAGAAATTTTCAGGAAGAAAAATACCTTAAATGGCCCATTATCTGTCCTGAAACTGATGCCGGGTACATATTTCAGCCAAACAGGAAATCCTCTGCACAAAATGGAGTCAAACTTTAAGCACCCAAGTTTCAgataacaaaataaatgaataaataaataaatatcagaaaaactaaaataaataaatacttcTGAAATTTGAAGCATTTACTCCTCACTGTATCAGACAGAACGCAGATATAAGTATAACTatagcaaaaaaaatataacaaaataaataaataaataaataatgaatgggAAAGTACGGTACCCAAAATTCCACTCTGCACAAACATAAGGCCCAATGCGCAGATGAAGAAGGAGCCCTGCTTTCTCTACTGTCTTTATGAACCCTACTAGATCGTATCTCCCCTCAAAATAATACTgagatacaaaaaaaataaaaattcaagaaacttaaataattttgagtgaaaaattaaCAGGACTAGTAGTAAAATTAAATAGTACATTGCCAGGAGAAGGTTCATGTCCGTTCCAGAAAACGTAGGTGTCGATAACATCCAAGCCTCCATCTTTTGCCTTCTGTATGAGGCCTTCCCACATCTGCAGCAAAACCCAATTCATGATTTGTCAAACATGCAcaaaaaatatcacaaaaatcacgtttttatgattttgggaTGGTGAAACAACGGCAAGTGATTTCCGCATACGATATTTTTTGTCCATGCACAGTACTATATtcttgaattttaatgaaatattAAAAGAGAATCGAGCGAAAAATAAACAGTAGCGTgcataatgagaaaaaaaaaacatgcggaaatcatttttcagacaaaaaaatgagagagagagagagagagagagagagagagatacttCAGGGGTGCTTCTGGGATAATGAATGGATCCAGAAATGAGTAATCTTCTCTGGCCATCGATGAGAATGGCCTTCTTGTCGTAGGTGACGGTGGTGCAGTGGATGAGCTCAGAACCCAAGAACAATGCCATCGACATGAACAAGACTAAGAGCTTGGAAACCGAGTGAGTTCCCATCTCTGAGAAGTGAGAATGTTGGAGGGAAATCTAGAAaatgtgtatatgtgtgtgtggaaACTGGAAAGGTGAGAGAGAAGGTCTGAGTTTAAATTCTGAATTCTGGTCCATAAAACTCTGCAGTGACAGGATGACATTGACAGCAACACTGAGGTTTTGGTTTCGATTGTACTTAAATAAGCTGTGTGATTGTTACTTTTAACCACATTGTTAAATATTTGGTGGGTTCAGCTGGGAGGTGGAAAGTTTAGTTTAATTAAG of the Pyrus communis chromosome 1, drPyrComm1.1, whole genome shotgun sequence genome contains:
- the LOC137732420 gene encoding beta-galactosidase 5-like; translated protein: MGTHSVSKLLVLFMSMALFLGSELIHCTTVTYDKKAILIDGQRRLLISGSIHYPRSTPEMWEGLIQKAKDGGLDVIDTYVFWNGHEPSPGNYYFEGRYDLVGFIKTVEKAGLLLHLRIGPYVCAEWNFGGFPVWLKYVPGISFRTDNGPFKMAMQGFTQKIVQMMKDEKLFASQGGPIILSQIENEYGPESKALGAAGHNYINWAAQMAVGLDTGVPWVMCKEDDAPDPMINACNGFYCDGFTPNKPYKPAMWTEAWSGWFTEFGGTIHHRPVQDLAFAVGRFIQKGGSYVNYYMYHGGTNFGRTAGGPFITTSYDYDAPIDEYGLIREPKYGHLKELHKAIKLCEHSLLSSEPTVTSLGAYHQAYVFNSGPKRCAAFLSNFHSTGARVNFNNLHYDLPPWSVSILPDCRNEVFNTAKVGVQTSHVQMIPTNSPLFSWQTYDEDISSLNDGSSIPAVGLLEQINVTRDTSDYLWYMTNVDISSSDLGGGKKPTLTVQSAGHALHVFVNGQYSGSAFGTREQRQFTFAEPVNLRAGINRIALLSIAVGLPNVGLHYESWKTGIQGPVFLDGLGHGKKDLTSQKWFYKVGLKGEEMNLVSPNGASSVDWIRGSLATQAKQMLKWYKAYFNAPGGNEPLALDMSSMGKGQVWINGQSIGRYWMAYAKGDCSSCSYIGTFRPTECQLGCGQPTQQWYHVPRSWLKPTQNLVVVFEELGGDPSKITLVKRSVTGVCGDLHENHPNVENFDVEGNENSKTLHQAQVHLQCAPGQSISSIKFASFGTPTGTCGSFQQGTCHATNSHAVVEKNCISRESCSVAVTNSIFKTDPCPNVLKRLSVEAVCSTEITTNQPNSRRKTSKHR